One segment of Ascochyta rabiei chromosome 7, complete sequence DNA contains the following:
- a CDS encoding Galactokinase, giving the protein MSVPTATSLRDIYPEDAVPVETKRWEKLLARFKEIHGRQAEFVARSPGRVNIIGEHIDYSLYEVLPMAITADFIMAVAVRPTDEKPRIRIANLNSEKFPTREFDIPEGEIPIDSSEHEWTNYFKSGLKGVSELLQKKRGKFQSVGMDIVCDGTVPSGGGLSSSASVVCTSALAVLAANGEDSVDKKELCELAIVSERAVGVNSGGMDQAASVFSLRGSALYVSFKPSLDYTNIEFPTTDPELTFVTAQSFVAADKHVTAPVCYNLRVVECTLAAAFLAKAFGLKKDLPTDSSPLGVSLRGFHDTYFEEKEGVSDNTKTSVSDFETQLHKLVQHTEDYLTQEEGYTRSDICALLGVSEDELNQRYMSKFPVRAERFMLRQRALHVFTEALRVIKFRSLLSSPPSTDQAYLQSLGDLMNTTQDSCRDIYDCSCPELDELCQLARAAGATGSRLTGAGWGGCSVHLVPKDKVEAVKKAWEEKYYRKKFPDITEEKLAQAVVVSKPGSGSVVFKISGGSLV; this is encoded by the exons ATGTCAGTACCAACAGCGACGTCGCTGCGCGACATCTACCCCGAAGACGCGGTCCCAGTCGAGACGAAGCGATGGGAGAAACTCCTCGCAAGGTTCAAGGAGATCCATGGCAGGCAGGCAGAGTTCGTTGCTCGTAGCCCTGGGCGAGTCAACATCATCGGAGAG CACATCGACTACTCTCTGTACGAGGTCCTACCCATGGCCATCACTGCCGACTTTATCATGGCTGTAGCTGTCCGACCCACAGATGAGAAGCCCCGCATACGGATAGCCAACCTCAACTCGGAGAAGTTCCCAACACGAGAGTTTGACATCCCCGAGGGAGAGATCCCCATCGACTCTTCGGAGCACGAGTGGACCAATTACTTCAAGTCTGGTCTGAAGGGCGTATCAGAGCTTCTCCAGAAGAAGCGCGGCAAATTCCAGTCGGTCGGCATGGACATCGTCTGCGACGGCACGGTACCCAGCGGTGGAGGCTTGTCCAGTTCAGCATCGGTCGTCTGCACAAGTGCGCTTGCTGTACTGGCAGCCAACGGCGAGGACAGCGTTGACAAGAAAGAGCTCTGTGAGCTTGCCATTGTGTCTGAGCGTGCCGTTGGTGTAAACTCGGGAGG CATGGACCAAGCAGCGTCCGTATTCTCTCTCCGCGGTTCAGCCCTCTACGTCTCGTTCAAGCCCAGCCTCGACTACACCAACATCGAGTTCCCCACAACCGACCCTGAGCTCACCTTTGTGACCGCCCAGAGCTTCGTAGCAGCCGACAAGCATGTCACCGCCCCTGTGTGCTACAACCTGCGCGTCGTCGAATGCACACTTGCCGCTGCATTCTTGGCCAAGGCTTTCGGGTTGAAGAAGGATCTGCCAACAGACTCCTCGCCACTGGGTGTCAGCTTGCGTGGCTTCCACGATACGTACTTTGAGGAGAAGGAGGGCGTTTCAGACAACACAAAGACATCTGTCTCCGACTTCGAAACACAACTGCACAAGCTCGTCCAACACACAGAAGACTACCTCAcacaagaagaaggctacACAAGGTCTGACATCTGCGCCCTCCTTGGCGTCTCCGAAGACGAGCTCAACCAGCGCTACATGTCCAAATTCCCAGTCCGCGCAGAGAGATTCATGCTCCGCCAGCGCGCCCTCCACGTCTTCACAGAAGCTCTGCGCGTCATCAAGTTCCGCTCCCTCCTATCTTCCCCACCCTCCACAGACCAAGCCTACCTCCAGTCGCTAGGCGACCTTATGAACACAACCCAAGACTCGTGCCGCGACATCTACGACTGCAGCTGTCCTGAGCTTGACGAACTGTGCCAACTAGCACGCGCCGCCGGCGCTACGGGAAGCAGACTCACCGGTGCCGGGTGGGGAGGTTGCAGTGTGCACCTCGTGCCCAAGGACAAGGTCGAGGCCGTCAAGAAGGCGTGGGAGGAGAAATACTACCGCAAGAAGTTCCCGGACATCACCGAGGAGAAGCTGGCGCAGGCCGTGGTTGTCAGCAAGCCCGGAAGTGGCAGCGTGGTTTTCAAAATCTCCGGCGGCTCGCTCGTCTAG